One stretch of Gopherus flavomarginatus isolate rGopFla2 chromosome 2, rGopFla2.mat.asm, whole genome shotgun sequence DNA includes these proteins:
- the CAGE1 gene encoding cancer-associated gene 1 protein, with the protein MIDGQAQAFYSGGHGRSELQNSHMFPHHPLCKDEGYQKFLTLAVISKAEVNAFTQQPLNTMSEGDAISLSNASLQVTHRDSLNVESSSTASEISQDEIQNARQKGDSGCRLYKGDHLFEPGLENLIYNFEDSSQKVLTPLGDTRTCLSNKDSLYVADWKESSDNERIFFPRKELLSKGESTQCSKMLDWSKESSITGKDLIKKASWETENEEVSLAKELLPLEDDPFVIMGESLLECIVKESPIKEVSYFLTQPTGSLIKKNPCFVTEELFFRGDNFNLTGKAASHEGNMTATEQLVDGAENLKDISPVSLDENIEYIQALMKSNRLMKENIKSNLLHCCNKEESVGGSLLSASGACISDKSLFHPSEKSLNVQEECKQGDTGSKGILPSHSTRSYCLSPYEESFNVYETKNSELDPEKWQFQERDVDLNEVIKGLEQDQQTQQTQIMDLQYDNIFLEKKIKEIEKLLLEVGCVDLGEVMKKIEQDQKKQQTQIMDLYYDNISLETKIKQLQVEIVQQLHFIDTINQLKKNIEDLIEEKDKISVEKSETDSCLKNVQEALSSARDHLEEAGAERNALLLQLEKLKTNYSLLQEKHEAEMEQKIKSTTQCLQMDETVRRKEQEIQELQHFKQKLEHEVKTATSVLHRLREEKENAEKQLLSLQAELQRQKDDRLAERQQLESRYNNLVVQIKILQTESENERAETEKMQQRISAFRIENQELQQQIVKDREQNHFLQLETARWKEQYDKIRESQIVKEQMQYQMIQTLRHKTGIQKEELRKKEEEIEWKMHILGRFLLDMKSMHSDLIQKNLHSEEDRFSSPYVQRASQLLSKIRSLLSLTEGLLSCQDMDSTIEYSKKSEMITELGEKMKNFTLKKKTLEKELQKHRESIAAMRELIIHEKASQDQVTEITKLENHLALKEEECKRLTGENEKLQGDLGSLTCKVTSYEEIIECADQRLEIASSQISYLEKRNKHLEDLVKKFKMKARKLRQRCWSAFPKAMTEGQDVQKSNGNNIDTKEQKMKYSLYHCQGSKLHVFK; encoded by the exons ATGATAGATGGACAAGCACAGGCCTTCTATTCTGGAGGCCATGGCAGGTCTGAATTACAGAATTCTCAT ATGTTTCCCCACCATCCACTATGTAAAGATGAAGGCTATCAAAAGTTTTTGACTTTGGCAGTAATCAGTAAAGCAGAGGTCAATGCTTTTACTCAGCAGCCTTTAAATACAATGAGTGAAGGAGATGCCATTTCCCTCAGCAATGCTTCTCTGCAGGTGACCCACCGAGATTCTCTTAATGTTGAAAGCAGCAGTACAGCTTCAGAGATCTCTCAG GATGAAATACAGAATGCGAGGCAGAAAGGGGATTCTGGCTGCAGACTCTACAAAGGAGATCATCTTTTTGAGCCAGGATTGGAAAATTTGATATACA ATTTTGAAGATTCTTCACAGAAAGTTTTGACACCATTAGGTGATACAAGAACATGCCTTAGCAACAAGGACTCTCTGTATGTAGCAGACTGGAAGGAATCCTCAGATAATGAAAGAATATTCTTCCCTAGGAAAGAATTGTTATCCAAAGGAGAATCAACCCAATGCAGCAAAATGCTGGACTGGTCAAAGGAAAGCTCCATTACTGGAAAAGACTTGATTAAAAAAGCATCATGGGAAACTGAGAATGAGGAAGTTTCACTGGCAAAAGAATTGTTACCTTTGGAAGATGATCCATTTGTGATAATGGGGGAGTCATTGCTGGAGTGCATTGTTAAGGAATCCCCCATAAAAGAAGTGTCCTATTTTCTCACTCAACCCACAGGCTCTTTAATTAAGAAAAATCCATGTTTTGTTACAGAAGAATTATTTTTCAGAGGGGACAACTTTAACTTGACTGGCAAAGCAGCCAGTCATGAAGGAAATATG ACAGCCACTGAACAACTCGTTGACGGTGCTGAGAACTTGAAGGATATTTCTCCAGTCTCTTTGGATGAAAACATAGAATATATTCAAGCTCTGATGAAATCAAATAGACTCATGAAAGAAAATATCAAGAGCAACTTATTACATTGTTGCAACAAAGAGGAAAGTGTTGGTGGCAGCCTGCTGTCTGCGTCT GGAGCATGTATATCTGACAAGTCTTTATTCCATCCTTCTGAGAAGTCACTCAATGTTCAAGAAGAATGCAAGCAAGGGGACACAGGTAGTAAAGGAATTCTCCCATCTCATAGTACTAGAAGCTACTGCCTGAGTCCCTATGAAGAATCCTTCAATGTGTATGAGACAAAAAATTCAGAGCTTGACCCAGAGAAGTGGCAATTTCAGGAGCGGGATGTGGACTTGAATGAGGTCATCAAGGGATTAGAACAGGACCAGCAAACGCAGCAAACCCAAATCATGGATCTTCAGTATGATAATATTTTTTTGGAGAAGAAGATTAAAGAAATAGAGAAGCTGCTGCTTGAAGTGGGATGTGTAGACTTGGGCGAGGTCATGAAGAAGATAGAACAGGACCAAAAGAAACAGCAGACCCAAATCATGGATCTTTACTATGATAACATTTCTTTGGAGACCAAGATTAAACAGCTACAGGTGGAAATTGTCCAGCAGCTGCATTTTATAGACACCATAAACCAGCTGAAGAAGAACATCGAAGATCTAATTGAAGAAAAGGACAAGATCTCTGTGGAGAAGTCTGAGACAGACAGCTGCCTGAAGAATGTGCAGGAGGCTTTATCCAGTGCCAGGGACCATCTTGAGGAAGCTGGGGCTGAAAGAAATGCCCTTCTGCTGCAGCTGGAAAAACTTAAAACCAATTATAGTCTCCTTCAGGAAAAGcatgaagcagagatggagcagAAGATCAAGTCTACGACCCAGTGCTTACAGATGGATGAGACTGTACGCAGAAAAGAGCAAGAAATACAagagctgcagcattttaaacaaaaattggaGCATGAAGTCAAGACTGCCACTTCCGTCCTGCACAGACTAAGGGAAGAAAAGGAGAATGCCGAGAAACAACTCCTGTCCCTTCAGGCAGAACTTCAGAGACAGAAAGATGACAGGCTGGCAGAAAGGCAGCAGTTGGAGTCCAGATATAACAACCTGGTTGTTCAGATTAAAATCTTGCAAACAGAATCTGAAAATGAACGGGCTGAGACAGAGAAAATGCAACAGCGGATCAGTGCATTCAGAATAGAGAACCAAGAGCTTCAGCAACAGATAGTGAAAGACAGAGAGCAAAATCATTTTCTCCAGCTTGAAACTGCCAGGTGGAAAGAACAGTATGACAAAATCAGGGAGTCACAAATAGTAAAG GAGCAAATGCAGTATCAAATGATCCAAACACTCAGACATAAAACTGGAATACAGAAGGAAGAACtaaggaagaaagaagaagaaatagaGTGGAAGATGCACATTCTGGGAAGGTTTCTTCTG GATATGAAGTCGATGCATTCTGATTTAATCCAGAAAAACCTCCACAGCGAAGAAGACCGTTTCAGTTCGCCATATGTGCAGCGAGCATCCCAGCTTCTATCTAAAATTCGCAGCCTTCTGTCCCTCACAGAGGGCCTACTTAGCTGCCAG GACATGGATTCTACTATTGAATATTCCAAGAAGAGTGAAATGATTACTGAATTGGGAGAAAAAATGAAGAACTTCACCCTTAAAAAGAAAACCTTGGAGAAAGAG TTACAGAAACACAGGGAAAGCATAGCAGCCATGAGAGAGTTAATTATCCATGAGAAAGCTTCCCAAGATCAAGTGACTGAG ATTACAAAACTAGAAAACCATCTGGCGCTAAAGGAAGAAGAATGCAAGAGACTCACAGGAGAAAATGAGAAGCTTCAAGGAGATTTGGGTAGCTTGACATGCAAG gTAACATCATATGAGGAAATTATTGAATGTGCTGACCAAAGGCTTGAGATAGCAAGTTCCCAGATATCATA TTTAGAGAAAAGAAACAAGCATCTGGAAGACTTAGTAAAGAAGTTCAAAATGAAAGCAAGAAAGCTGAG ACAAAGATGTTGGTCTGCTTTTCCAAAAGCCATGACTGAG GGTCAAGATGTTCAAAAATCAAATGGAAACAATATAGATACTAAAGAACAGAAGATGAAATATTCTCTGTATCACTGTCAGGGCAGCAAATTGCATGTGTTCAAGTGA